CGGCGGCGTCCTCGTCGGCATCGGCACGGGCTTGTCGTTCCGCGCGGGAGGCTCGACGGGCGGCTTCGATATCATCGGCTCTATCGTGCTGCGCAAGTACGATTTCCCTTTAGGCGAGTTTCTATTCGGACTTAACGGGGTCGTCATCGTCGCGCTAGGGCTCATGGAACGCAATTGGGATTTGGCATTATATTCGACCGTCTCGATCTTTGTCACCGGCAAGGTGATCGACGTCGTGCATACGAGGCATGTGAAAATCACGGCGTTCATCGTCTCGACCAAGAAAGACGAGATGCTCGCGAAGCTGTTGGCCGTGCCGCGCGGCGTCACCGTCATCAAGACCCAGGGCGGATATTCCCAGAGCGATAACCACATGCTCATGACGGTAACGACGCGATACGAGCTTCAAGGATTGCTGAAGACGGTGCGCGACATCGACCCGAACGCGTTCGTCAATATGGTCGAAACGGTAGGCGTCATGGGCTTGTTCCGCAGAGAATAACGTTCACGAATCCGCCTTGAATGACATGCGCCTGACGTCATCGCGTAGGCTCCAGGGGATTTTTTCGCGCCGCCGGGACTAACCATAGGTCAATAAAGGGATGAAAATGAGGAAAAGGCGAACGTTATCTTTAAGTCATTCGGAAACATTCGTGTTTTCCCCGGATTTTTTCTCGAATGCTGTCGACTTTCCGTTCTTGTAAAAGAAAAAATGTATAGTATAATAACCACTGTACAAATCATTGTTGTTCCCATTGCATGACCAACGAATCAGGAGGTGTGAACCACTCTTTTTCGCATAATTGCTTACATACCAGCGAATGATGTAGGTAGCTTTTTCGGGAACGACTCCAACTCATGTGCTTAACCAAAATTTTTATAATTTCTAAACGGGGGTAATGGATTCAATGAAAAAATGGCTTTCGCTTACGATGATTTTCACGCTCGCGGCGACGATGCTCGCGGCTTGCGGCGGCGGCAACGCCGAGCAACCGGCGGACGAGACGCCTGCGGCGGAGCAGCCTGCGGCCGAGACGCCGGCAGCCGAAACTCCTGCGGCCGAACAACCGGCGAAGAGCGACATCAAGATCGGTATGGTCACGGACTTCGGCGGCGTTAACGATAACTCGTTCAACCAGTCCGCTTGGGAAGGCTTGAAGGCATTCGGGGACGCATCCGGAATTGAATACAACTATTTGCAATCTGCGCAAGATTCGGATTACATTCCGAACCTGAACCAATTCGTACAAGAAGGTTGGGACCTTATCTGGGGGATCGGCTTCCTGCTGCAAGACGCGATGCTCGAAGTCGCGAACCAAAACCCGGACGCGAAATTCGCGATCATCGACGGCGTCGTCGACGCTCCGAACGTCGCATCCGTCACGTTCAAAGAGCATGAGGGCGCGTTCCTCGTCGGCGTCGTCGCCGGTCTCATGACCGAGTCGAACAAGATCGGCTTCGTCGGCGGCATCGACATTCCGGTCATCCAGCGCTTCGAAGCGGGCTTCCGCGAAGGCATCAAAGCGGTGAACCCGGACGCGGAAGTCATCGAGAACTACACTGGCTCCTTCGCGGCCGCGGACCAAGGCAAAGCGGCTGCCGCCACGATGTACAACCAAGGCGCGGACATCATCTTCCACGCGGCCGGCGCGACGGGCGACGGCGTATTTAACGAAGCGCAAGAGCAAAAGGCCGCAGGCAAGAACGTCTGGGTCATCGGCGTAGACAAGGACCAATCGATCACGTTCGGCAACGAAATCACGCTCACGTCGATGATGAAGCGCGTCGATCAAGCGATGCAGACGGTTTCCCAATCGCTCGTAGACGGTTCCTTCACGCCGGGCATCGTCAACCTCGGCATCGCGGAGAACGGCGTCGGCCTTCCGGAGAACAACCCGAACGTTCCGGCGGACGTGCTCGCGAAGGTGCAAGAGTTCAGCGACAAGATCAAGAACGGCGAAATCGTCGTACCGGAAACGCCGGTTGAATAAGCGACGCCGGTACGCAATTCCATAAGCATCCATCAAACGAGAAGGCTAGTTTGCGCTAGCCTTTTTGTTTGTTACAATGGCTTCACAGGTACCGCGTTACGAATCGATTCTTGTATGTTCTAGGGGTGAAACTCGAATGGCCCAAACGCCGAATTTCGTAGTCGAGATGATCGGCATTACGAAGCGGTTTCCCGGGATCGTCGCGAACGACGATATCCACCTGCGCGTGAAGAAGGGCAGCATCCACGCGCTGCTCGGCGAGAACGGCGCCGGCAAGTCGACGCTGATGAACATCTTGTTCGGCTTGTATCAGCCCGACGAAGGCGAAATCCGGATCAACGAAAAGCCGGTCGCCATTACGAATCCGAACGTCGCCGGCGAGCTCGGCATCGGCA
The nucleotide sequence above comes from Paenibacillus antri. Encoded proteins:
- a CDS encoding BMP family ABC transporter substrate-binding protein, whose amino-acid sequence is MKKWLSLTMIFTLAATMLAACGGGNAEQPADETPAAEQPAAETPAAETPAAEQPAKSDIKIGMVTDFGGVNDNSFNQSAWEGLKAFGDASGIEYNYLQSAQDSDYIPNLNQFVQEGWDLIWGIGFLLQDAMLEVANQNPDAKFAIIDGVVDAPNVASVTFKEHEGAFLVGVVAGLMTESNKIGFVGGIDIPVIQRFEAGFREGIKAVNPDAEVIENYTGSFAAADQGKAAAATMYNQGADIIFHAAGATGDGVFNEAQEQKAAGKNVWVIGVDKDQSITFGNEITLTSMMKRVDQAMQTVSQSLVDGSFTPGIVNLGIAENGVGLPENNPNVPADVLAKVQEFSDKIKNGEIVVPETPVE
- a CDS encoding YitT family protein encodes the protein MTTRARTVRECLSIIGGAVLIAAGFNGFLIPHQLLSGGVSGISMLIGYVAHWNIGWLYLVLNLPLFIWGWVLIGKRFVVLSFLSVIATVVAMQLIPETRFNQDPTIASVFGGVLVGIGTGLSFRAGGSTGGFDIIGSIVLRKYDFPLGEFLFGLNGVVIVALGLMERNWDLALYSTVSIFVTGKVIDVVHTRHVKITAFIVSTKKDEMLAKLLAVPRGVTVIKTQGGYSQSDNHMLMTVTTRYELQGLLKTVRDIDPNAFVNMVETVGVMGLFRRE